The Kiloniellales bacterium genome contains the following window.
AGGGTGCAAGACCCTATCGACCAGGCACCTCCGACAGAAAAAAAGGACCCGCCGGTTGGCGGGTCCGAGTGTCTCGCGGAACAGGGGAAAGCTGTCGAGACCTAGGCCGGGGGCTGAGAGTCCTCCGGCCCACCGCGAGATTTCGCGCTGGAGGATGTGTCGCTGCCCTTGGGCGCCGCTCCGCTCTCCTTGACCTGCTGGGACAGGCTGCCGACCAGGCCGTTGAGTCCGGCCTTGGGCTCGAAGCCCAGCTCGCCCAGCAGCTCGTCGACCAGGGGCGCCTGCATGCGGTAGTTCATCAGCGCCTGGACGATGTTGTCGGGCAGGCTGCCGGCGCCGCCGCCGGGCAGGCCGGCCAGGGCGCCGTTGCCGGGTTTGCCGTTGCCGCCGCCGTTCAGGTTGGCCGGGACGCCGCCGCCCAGACCGCCGCCCATGTCGATGACCCGGATGTCCTTGATCTTCTCGACCGGCTTCATGGCGGCCTCCATGACCTCTGGCAGGACCTCGATCAGGGCCTTCTTGAGCTCGAGGGCGATGATCCGGTTGTCGAGCACGTTGCGGGCCTCGTTGATGCCGCGCTGGCCCTCGGCCTCGACCGTGTAGCGGGCGGCGTCGGCGTCGGCCTCGACCTTGACCGCCTCGGCCCGGGCGCGGGCCGCGGTCAGGGTCGCCTCGGCGTGGTCCTCGGCGGCCGTGCGCTCGGCTTCGGCGGACACGGTCACGCCGACCGCGTTCTTCTCGGCGTCCTCCTTGGCCGCGACGATGGCGACCTGCTTGGCGCGCTCGGCCTCGGCGACGCGGGCCACGGTCTTGACCTGCTCCTCTGAGCGGACCGCCTCGGCCCGGGCCTCGTTGGCCTCGGCCTCGGCCTTGGACTCGTCGCGCGATTTGTTGGCGACGATGATCGACTTCTCCTGGTTGGCAAGGGCGACGTCGCGGTCGGACTCGATCTGGGTCCGGCGCACAGAGAGGTCGCTCTGGATACCCGCCTCCTGCTCCAGGCGCTTGGCCTCGGCCTCCTTCTCGGCGGTCTCGGCGCGGGTCTGGGCGGCGAAGTTGGCGACGTTGCGGGTCATCTCCAGCTCGGCGTAGTCCTTCTCCTGCTTGATCTCGAAGGCCCGCCGGTCGGCGTCCAGGTTGCGCTGCTCGATGGCGATGCGGGTCTCCTGCTCGATCTCGTTGCGCTCCTTGGCCTTCAGCTGGGTGATCTCGGTCAGCCGGGTCAGGCCCTCGGCGTCGAAGGCGTTGTTCGGGTTGAAGTACTCCGAGGAGGTCTGGTCGAGCGTTGTCAGCGAGACCGACTCCAGCTCCAGGCCGTTCTGCTCCAGGTCGCCGGCGACGGCGTTCTGGACTTTCTGGACGAAGTCGGAGCGCTTCTCGTGCAGGTCGTTGATGGTCATCTGGGCCGCGACGCCGCGCAGGGCGTCGACGAACTTGGCCTCGACCAGCTCGCGCAGGTTCTCGCTCTGCAGAGTCCGCTCGCCCAGGGTCTGGGCGGCGAGGGCGATGGATTGCACGTCCGGCTTGACGCGCACGTAGAACTCGCAGCCGATGTCGACCCGCATGCGGTCGAGGGTGATCATCGCGCTCTCGTTCTTGCGCTGGACCTCCAGGCGCAGGGTGCGCAGGTTGACCCAGGTGATGTCATGGAAGATCGGGATCTTGAGGGCGCCGCCGTCCTTGATCACCTTCTGGCCGCTCATGCCAGTGCGCACGAAGGCGACGTCCTTGGGCGAGCGCACGTAGAGCTTCGCGAAGATGATGCCGATGGCGATCATCGCCACGGCGAAGCCCAGTCCGATGTAGACGTAGGTCATGATGCCGATACCGTCGTTTATGGATCCGTAGTCCATGCTTGCCTCCTCTCCGGCGCCGCGCGGCGCCCAGATCAAGGTCGGATCAGATTGGTTCGATCTGAACCGTGAATCTTGATCTATTCTAATAAGTTAGAGACTGATTCACGCTTCACACCCTCGCGGTGTGAAGCGATCAGGCTCTAGGCGTTGAAGATCGCGGGCGGCGTGATGGCCTCGAAGACGCTGCCGTCGCGGCGCACCAAGAGGATCTCGGCGCCGATGTCGAAGCTCGCGTCGGGTCGGGCCGACCGCACCCGCACGAAGTGCAGGTTGCCGTGGGCGTCCATCACCCGGGCCTTGCCGGCGGTCTCCCGCTCGACCGGTCCCAGGGTCACGGTGGCGATCTCGCCCACGAGGTCTTCGGGGGTGATGGCGTAGGTCTCGTCCTTCGGCAGGACCCGGCCCAGCACGCGGCTGGTCGCCCGGGTGGCCGGGAAGGCGGCCGCCAGGGCCAACGGCCCGACCAGGACGGAGGGCAGGAGCCCGACGAAGCCGGTCGCGAAGGCTTGAACGGCGTAGCCGGTGCCGGCGAAGCTGGACAGGAATATGATCAGCAGTACCAGCATCGGCACGCGCCCGGCGTTCAGCCAGCCGAAGAACTGCTCCAGGATCCCGGGCTCGCCGAGGTCGAGGTCCGCGTCGATGTCGGCCTCGGCGTCGAGCTCCGCGTCGAGGTCCGGCAGCAGTTCGTCCATAGCCTCGGTAACGCCGAGGCCGAGCAGCAGGCTCAGGAACTGGACGATCGCGATGACCAGGGTGATGACCGCGGCGACGGTGAAGGGACCGTTCTGCGGTGCCAGAAAGAAGTCGAGCGTGTTCATGTCTCTTTCCCCTTTCGTCGGTCTCTCGGTCCTTTGCGCACACCTCCGTTCGTCTAGAGTTCAGCCGGCCGATCAGGAGCCCTTCTTCAGGCGGGCCTTCTGCTTGGCCAGGCGCTCGCGGATCTGGTGCTTGCGGCGCAGCTCGGCCAGCTCCTCGAGGTCCTTGCTGCTGATCTCGCCGGTCTCGCCCGGCACGCCGGTCAGGTCCTCGCCCAGCCGCTGCGCCTTCTCGATGGCGGCGCCGGCCTTGGCCGCGGCGCCGCGCTTGGCCGCCGGGGTCCCGGACCCGGGGCCGCCGTTGCCGGCCTTGCGGAGGTCGCGCAGGCGGTCCTGGGCCTCGCGCCGGCTGGCCTGCAGGGCGTTCAGGGAGTCCGCCAGCTTGGCGGCGTCCTCGACCGCGTCGGCGACCGCCCGCTTGAGCAGGGCGACCTGGTTCTCGATATCGAGCTGGCGGGCGACCCCGGCCTCGGCCAGCGCCTCCTTGCCGTCTTTGATGGCGAGGTCGACCTTTGCCTGCAGCTCCTCGTGCTCGGCTTCAAGGTCGCTGATACGGCGCTCCAGGTTGAACTTGGTCGCCTCGGCCTTGCCGATCTCGGTGCGGACCTCGGCGGTCGCCTCCTCGATCTCGCGGACCGCCTGTTCCATGACCGGAACCGGGGCCGCCTGTTCGGCCTGCGACAGGGCGTTGTGGGCGACGCCTGAGACCAGGCGGGATATGCGGGACAACAGCTTGTCGGACATCGGTGCCTCCTTTCGCGCACGCGCGTGTTCCACGGCCTGGTCCGGCAGCTCCGCCCGGATGGCGAAGATCCAGTCGCCCTCCTCGTAGGCGAGCTGGCCCCGGGCCACCGTCGGGATCGCGCGGACGTAGCCCGTGAAGGCACAGGGCAGGACCACGCGGCCGTCGAGGGTGGCCAGCGACAGGCGATCCACGGAGCGCAGGCTGTGCAGATGCCGGTCGTAGGGCAGCGGACCCGTGGGCGAGACGGGCAAGGTCGGCCCTAGCTGACGGATCCGGAAGGCGACGTGCTTCAGGCAGAGCACCGCGGACTGCGCCGGCAGGCCGTAGTCCTCCCGCAGGCGCCGGTAGTAGAGGCGGTGCAGCTGAACCTGATCCGTGACGTGGCTTTCCATGACCTCCTCGATCAGCCAGTTGGCGGCCTCGGCGTAGCGCTCCGCGTAGCGGCGCAGCGCGTCGGCCTGCACCTCGTCCGGCTCCAGGACGAAGATCGCGCGGCTGGCCTTCATCTCATCCACCTCCTCTATAAGGGGAGATTTTGTCCTTTTTTCAAGGACAGATTTTGTCCCTATGTTAACCATTTCCGCCTGCCCGGAAAAGCGTGGCGAAAGGCCTTGGATTTCTGGGAAAAAGGGGGCCCGGCAGAGGCCGGTGCGCCTGCGGCCCGGTTTAGGTCGAAGCAGGTCTGGGCAAGCACTTCCTGCCCTCGATGGGGGAGGGTAGAGGAGGGGGCGGCGGCCGCAATATCTCCGCCAAGGACCGGGTTCTCAGCTGGCTCCAGCCCCTCCGAACCCCCGCCATGAGGGGAGGGGCACGTGATCGAAGTTCGGGGCGCGGAACGCTTCGGTCCGGGCCCAGCTTGATCTAGAGCGGGATGATTTGAAGTTAATTGGACTTCAAATCATCCCGCTCTATTTCAACAGTTTAGAGCACGATTCAGATATGAGGTTAGTTCAACCTCATATCATCGCGCTCTAGGCCCCCGAGGGGGCCCTGGGGCGCTCGAGCCGGTAGACGAAGCAGTCGTCGGCGCCGAAGCGGCGGCGCGCCACGCGCCAGAAGCCGAGCCGCTCGTAGAATCGGTGGGCGCGGGTGTTGCGCGCGAGCGGATCGACTAGGACCGCCGTCACGCTGGGGTCGGCGAAGCAGCGCGCCAGCGCCAGGCGCATCATCTCGGTCCCGTAGCCACGGCCGAGGTCGGCCGCCTCGCCGATCCAGATGTCGATGGCGCGGAGCCCCGCCTCGACCTCGCCCCAGTAGTGGGTTTCCTCTTCCGCAGGATCGATGATCTGGATGACTCCGAGGGCACGGCCCTCGGTCTCGGCGATCAGCAGCTCGCGCCAGGCGAGGCGGCGCGGTAGCTCCGCCGTCCAGTCGAAGGCATCGTCGCTGCCGCTTGCGGCGGCGACGTGCGGCTGACTGTCCCAATGCCGGAGCCGGTCCAGGTCCGAGGTGGTTGCTGGGCGGAGGATCATGCCGGCGGATCTATGCCCGATCGGGAAGGCGCGGCAAGCCGGAATTGAGCCCTCGAGATCGGCCTGCGGCTTGCTTGCCCCGCTGGGGGGCCAAGTCTAGAGTAGCGGCCGTTTTCCTCGGGGGAGTCCGCTGAGTGGACTACATCTCGACGCGGGGCCAGGCTCCCGCGCTGCCATTCGACGAGGTGCTGCTGACCGGGCTGGCGCGCGACGGCGGGCTTTACCTGCCCAGCGCCTGGCCGCGCTTTTCGCCGGACGAGGTCCGCGGCTTCGCCCGGCTGAGCTATCCGGAGCTCGCCGGGCGGGTGCTGGCGCCCTTCGTCTCGGGCGTGATCCCGGAGCCGCGCTTCGCCGAGATCCTGGAAGAGGCCTACGCCGGCTTTGGCCACGCCGCGGTCGCGCCGCTGAAGCAGCTCGGCCGGAGGCTCTGGCTGCTGGAGCTGTTCCACGGCCCGACCTTGGCCTTCAAGGACTACGCACTGCAGGTCGTCGGCCGGCTCTTCGACGAGGTCCTGGGCGCCCGCAGCCGTAACCACAGGATCACCATCATCGGCGCGACCTCGGGCGACACCGGCTCTGCAGCCATCGAGGCCTGCCGCGACCGCGAGCGGGTCGAGATCTTCATCCTCCATCCCCAGGGCCGGGTCACGGAGGTCCAGCGCCGCCAGATGACCACGGTAGAGGCGCCCAACGTCCACAATCTGGCGATCGAGGGCAGCTTCGACGACTGCCAGGACCTGGTGAAGGCCATGTTCAACGACCCGGACTTCCGCGAGGAGACCGCGCTGGCCGGCGTCAACTCGATCAACTGCGCGCGGATCCTGGGCCAGATCGTCTACTACTTCGCCGCCGCCGCGGCCCTGGGCGCGCCGGCGCGCCGGCTCAGCTTCGCGGTGCCGACCGGCAACTTCGGCAACGTCTACGCCGGCTACGCGGCGCGCCAGATGGGGCTGCCGATCGAGCGGCTGATCGTCGCCTCCAATGTCAACGACATCCTGACCCGCTTCTTCGAGAGCGGCGCCATGGTGATCGACGAGGTCCGGGCGACCTACTCGCCGAGCATGGACATCCAGATCTCCAGCAACTTCGAGCGCCTGCTCTACGACCTGCTCGGCCAGGACGGCCGGGCGGTGGCCGAGACCATGACCCGCTTCCGGGCCTCCGGCCGCTTCGAGCTCGACCGTGCCGCTTGGCAGGCCTCCCTGGAGCTTTTCACCGGCTTCCGCCTCGACGAAGCCGGCACCCTGGCCGCCATCGAGCGGATCCACCGGACGACGGGCGAACTGCTCGACCCGCACAGCGCGATCGGCGTGGCCGCGGCCGAGGCCCGGCTCGACGGGCTTGAGGGCCCGGTGGTCGCCCTGGCGACGGCGCATCCGGCCAAGTTCCCCGACGCGGTGGAGACGGCGAGCGGCGTCCGGCCGCAGCTGCCGCCGCGCCTCGCCGACCTCTACGATCGCGAGGAGCGCCTGCAGGTCCTGCCCAACGACCTGGCCGCCGTCCAGGAAGCGATCCGC
Protein-coding sequences here:
- a CDS encoding flotillin domain-containing protein — its product is MDYGSINDGIGIMTYVYIGLGFAVAMIAIGIIFAKLYVRSPKDVAFVRTGMSGQKVIKDGGALKIPIFHDITWVNLRTLRLEVQRKNESAMITLDRMRVDIGCEFYVRVKPDVQSIALAAQTLGERTLQSENLRELVEAKFVDALRGVAAQMTINDLHEKRSDFVQKVQNAVAGDLEQNGLELESVSLTTLDQTSSEYFNPNNAFDAEGLTRLTEITQLKAKERNEIEQETRIAIEQRNLDADRRAFEIKQEKDYAELEMTRNVANFAAQTRAETAEKEAEAKRLEQEAGIQSDLSVRRTQIESDRDVALANQEKSIIVANKSRDESKAEAEANEARAEAVRSEEQVKTVARVAEAERAKQVAIVAAKEDAEKNAVGVTVSAEAERTAAEDHAEATLTAARARAEAVKVEADADAARYTVEAEGQRGINEARNVLDNRIIALELKKALIEVLPEVMEAAMKPVEKIKDIRVIDMGGGLGGGVPANLNGGGNGKPGNGALAGLPGGGAGSLPDNIVQALMNYRMQAPLVDELLGELGFEPKAGLNGLVGSLSQQVKESGAAPKGSDTSSSAKSRGGPEDSQPPA
- a CDS encoding PspA/IM30 family protein; the encoded protein is MKASRAIFVLEPDEVQADALRRYAERYAEAANWLIEEVMESHVTDQVQLHRLYYRRLREDYGLPAQSAVLCLKHVAFRIRQLGPTLPVSPTGPLPYDRHLHSLRSVDRLSLATLDGRVVLPCAFTGYVRAIPTVARGQLAYEEGDWIFAIRAELPDQAVEHARARKEAPMSDKLLSRISRLVSGVAHNALSQAEQAAPVPVMEQAVREIEEATAEVRTEIGKAEATKFNLERRISDLEAEHEELQAKVDLAIKDGKEALAEAGVARQLDIENQVALLKRAVADAVEDAAKLADSLNALQASRREAQDRLRDLRKAGNGGPGSGTPAAKRGAAAKAGAAIEKAQRLGEDLTGVPGETGEISSKDLEELAELRRKHQIRERLAKQKARLKKGS
- a CDS encoding DUF1449 family protein, which gives rise to MNTLDFFLAPQNGPFTVAAVITLVIAIVQFLSLLLGLGVTEAMDELLPDLDAELDAEADIDADLDLGEPGILEQFFGWLNAGRVPMLVLLIIFLSSFAGTGYAVQAFATGFVGLLPSVLVGPLALAAAFPATRATSRVLGRVLPKDETYAITPEDLVGEIATVTLGPVERETAGKARVMDAHGNLHFVRVRSARPDASFDIGAEILLVRRDGSVFEAITPPAIFNA
- a CDS encoding GNAT family N-acetyltransferase gives rise to the protein MILRPATTSDLDRLRHWDSQPHVAAASGSDDAFDWTAELPRRLAWRELLIAETEGRALGVIQIIDPAEEETHYWGEVEAGLRAIDIWIGEAADLGRGYGTEMMRLALARCFADPSVTAVLVDPLARNTRAHRFYERLGFWRVARRRFGADDCFVYRLERPRAPSGA
- the thrC gene encoding threonine synthase, which produces MDYISTRGQAPALPFDEVLLTGLARDGGLYLPSAWPRFSPDEVRGFARLSYPELAGRVLAPFVSGVIPEPRFAEILEEAYAGFGHAAVAPLKQLGRRLWLLELFHGPTLAFKDYALQVVGRLFDEVLGARSRNHRITIIGATSGDTGSAAIEACRDRERVEIFILHPQGRVTEVQRRQMTTVEAPNVHNLAIEGSFDDCQDLVKAMFNDPDFREETALAGVNSINCARILGQIVYYFAAAAALGAPARRLSFAVPTGNFGNVYAGYAARQMGLPIERLIVASNVNDILTRFFESGAMVIDEVRATYSPSMDIQISSNFERLLYDLLGQDGRAVAETMTRFRASGRFELDRAAWQASLELFTGFRLDEAGTLAAIERIHRTTGELLDPHSAIGVAAAEARLDGLEGPVVALATAHPAKFPDAVETASGVRPQLPPRLADLYDREERLQVLPNDLAAVQEAIRRTRDLRGAA